One stretch of Actinacidiphila sp. DG2A-62 DNA includes these proteins:
- a CDS encoding glycosyltransferase family 4 protein, whose amino-acid sequence MRVAIVTESFPPDVNGVAHCTLRTAEHLARRGHEPLVIAPAGPAAPEPGSDPCPVIRVPSLPLPGYPQVRVALPGRRTAAAIAAHRADLVHLASPFVLGARGLAAATRLRIPAVAVYQTDLAGYARTYLNAGEAAAWRRIRAVHCAAARTLAPSTASVGALTRQGVPRVHLWPRGVDSARFHPGHRDGALRRELAPRGELIVGYVGRLAAEKQVELLADTCALPGVRVVVVGDGPSAPALRSALPGAVFLGRRTGHDLARIYASLDVFCHTGPFETFCQTVQEAMASGLPVVAPAVGGPLDLVEHGRTGLLVPPGDPLAVRTAVGLLQADPALRLRYGTQARAAVAHRTWEAVGDRLLDHYAQVLGEREAAAA is encoded by the coding sequence ATGAGAGTCGCCATCGTCACCGAGTCCTTCCCGCCCGACGTCAACGGCGTGGCGCACTGCACGCTGCGCACCGCGGAGCACCTGGCACGGCGCGGCCACGAACCCCTGGTCATCGCCCCCGCGGGACCCGCCGCCCCCGAGCCGGGCAGCGACCCGTGTCCGGTGATCCGCGTCCCCTCCCTCCCGCTGCCCGGCTACCCCCAGGTGCGCGTCGCCCTGCCCGGCCGCCGCACCGCCGCCGCCATCGCCGCGCACCGCGCCGACCTGGTCCACCTGGCCAGCCCCTTCGTGCTGGGCGCCCGGGGCCTGGCCGCCGCGACCCGGCTGCGCATCCCCGCCGTCGCCGTCTACCAGACCGACCTGGCCGGCTACGCCAGGACGTACCTCAACGCCGGAGAGGCCGCCGCCTGGCGCCGCATCCGCGCCGTGCACTGCGCCGCGGCCCGCACCCTCGCGCCGTCCACCGCCTCGGTCGGCGCGCTCACCCGGCAGGGCGTGCCGCGGGTCCACCTGTGGCCGCGCGGCGTCGACTCGGCGCGCTTCCACCCCGGGCACCGCGACGGCGCACTGCGCCGCGAACTGGCCCCGCGCGGCGAGCTGATCGTCGGCTACGTCGGCCGGCTCGCGGCCGAGAAACAGGTCGAGCTCCTCGCCGACACCTGCGCGCTGCCCGGCGTCCGCGTCGTCGTGGTCGGCGACGGCCCCAGCGCCCCCGCGCTGCGCTCCGCGCTGCCCGGCGCGGTGTTCCTCGGCCGCAGGACCGGCCACGACCTGGCCAGGATCTACGCCTCGCTCGACGTGTTCTGCCACACCGGACCGTTCGAGACCTTCTGCCAGACCGTCCAGGAGGCGATGGCCAGCGGCCTGCCGGTGGTCGCGCCCGCCGTCGGCGGCCCGCTCGACCTGGTGGAGCACGGCCGCACCGGCCTGCTGGTGCCGCCCGGCGACCCGCTGGCCGTCCGCACCGCCGTGGGCCTGCTGCAGGCCGACCCCGCGCTGCGGCTGCGCTACGGCACGCAGGCGCGCGCCGCCGTCGCCCACCGCACCTGGGAGGCCGTCGGCGACCGGCTGCTCGACCACTACGCCCAGGTGCTCGGCGAGCGCGAGGCGGCGGCGGCATGA
- a CDS encoding glycosyltransferase has product MNARRVSGGSLPGRADRARAGLRIVRVANFVTPVSGGLRTALRHLGEGYAAAGHEPVLVVPGPGRGDELTSQGRVITLPGPELPGTGGYRVLARRGPVEALLTALAPDRLEVSDRTTLRWTGAWARRHRVPAVMVSHESADGVLGAWGLPGPAARRAADALNRRTAHAYTKVVCTTAWAAAEFERIGARNVVRAPLGVDLDGWRPELRDPAVRRRYAGDAGVLLVLCSRLSPEKRPGTALDVLARLRHDGVDAALVVAGEGPLRARLTARAGAERLPVTFLGHVGSRPDLAALLASADVALAPGPVETFGLAALEALASGTPAVVSARSALPALVGDAGAAADSTAEYAGAVHRLLALPEPRRRAAARARAERYTWPAAVDAFLAAHAATPLSAPAPAAP; this is encoded by the coding sequence ATGAACGCCCGTCGAGTCAGCGGCGGTTCGCTGCCCGGCCGTGCGGACCGCGCCCGCGCGGGGCTGCGCATCGTGCGGGTCGCGAACTTCGTCACGCCCGTCTCGGGCGGCCTGCGCACCGCGCTGCGGCACCTCGGCGAGGGGTACGCGGCGGCCGGGCACGAACCCGTGCTCGTCGTCCCCGGACCCGGCCGCGGCGACGAACTCACCTCGCAGGGACGGGTGATCACCCTGCCGGGACCCGAACTCCCCGGCACCGGCGGCTACCGCGTGCTGGCCCGCCGCGGCCCGGTCGAGGCGCTGCTGACCGCCCTCGCCCCGGACCGCCTCGAAGTCTCCGACCGGACCACCCTGCGCTGGACGGGCGCGTGGGCCCGGCGCCACCGGGTGCCCGCGGTGATGGTCTCCCACGAGAGCGCCGACGGCGTGCTCGGCGCGTGGGGCCTGCCGGGACCGGCCGCCCGGCGCGCCGCCGACGCGCTCAACCGCCGCACCGCGCACGCCTACACGAAGGTCGTGTGCACCACCGCGTGGGCCGCCGCCGAGTTCGAGCGGATCGGCGCGCGCAACGTGGTGCGCGCCCCGCTCGGCGTCGACCTCGACGGCTGGCGGCCGGAACTGCGCGACCCCGCCGTCCGCCGCCGGTACGCAGGCGACGCCGGCGTGCTGCTCGTGCTGTGCTCGCGCCTGTCGCCGGAGAAGCGGCCGGGCACCGCGCTCGACGTGCTGGCCCGGCTGCGGCACGACGGCGTCGACGCGGCGCTCGTCGTGGCCGGCGAGGGGCCGCTGCGGGCCCGGCTGACCGCACGGGCGGGGGCCGAACGCCTGCCGGTGACCTTCCTCGGCCACGTCGGCTCCCGCCCCGACCTGGCCGCGCTGCTCGCCAGCGCCGACGTGGCGCTGGCGCCGGGGCCCGTCGAGACGTTCGGGCTGGCCGCGCTCGAAGCGCTCGCCAGCGGCACCCCCGCGGTGGTCAGCGCGCGGTCCGCGCTGCCCGCGCTGGTCGGCGACGCCGGCGCGGCGGCCGACTCCACCGCCGAGTACGCCGGCGCGGTCCACCGCCTGCTCGCCCTGCCCGAGCCCCGCCGCCGTGCCGCGGCCCGCGCCCGCGCCGAGCGCTACACCTGGCCCGCGGCCGTCGACGCCTTCCTCGCCGCGCACGCCGCGACCCCCCTCTCCGCACCCGCTCCGGCCGCGCCATGA